One Burkholderia sp. WP9 genomic window, CCAACGCTGCGCTTTATCTGGCCTCGGACGAGGCGGAGTTCATCACCGGCGTGTGTCTCGAAGTGGACGGCGGGCGCTGCGTGTAGCGCCGCGCCGGGCCATTCTAGCGAGGGCGGCCGCTGCGCCGCCCTCGCCGCAGTCAGTGTTTTCCCCCGGTATCGATTCGTCGTGCAAAGCACTGAGCGCGGATAGAATCGATCGACGGCGGTACTTCAATTCCACAAGAAAAGAGGAGACACCATGGCTAGTCCCGCAAATCCGCTCCACCATCCCGGCGCGGGTGCGCCACCTTCCACTTTCGAAGAGGCCACCTACCGCAAGGTCACCTGGCGGCTCGCGCCGCTTCTGATGCTCTGTTACGTGGTCGCGTATCTGGATCGCGTCAACGTCGGTTTCGCCAAGCTGCAAATGACCAGCGATCTTGGGCTGAGCGATGCGGTGTACGGATTCGGCGCGGGGATTTTCTTTGTCGGCTATTTCATCTTCGAGATTCCGAGCAATGTGATTTTGCATAAGGTCGGCGCACGGGTGTGGATTGCGCGGATCATGGTGTCGTGGGGCGTGATCTCTATGCTGACCATGTTCGTGACTACGCCGACGATGTTTTATGTGATGCGCTTTCTGCTCGGTCTGGCTGAAGCGGGGTTCTTTCCCGGGATCATTCTTTATCTGACGTACTGGTATCCGTCGCATCGGCGTGGTCGCATGACGACGTGGTTCATGACGGCGATTGCGTTGTCGGGTGTGATCGGCGGGCCGGTGTCGGGTTATATCCTGAAGACCTTTAACGGCTTGAACGGCTGGCATGGCTGGCAGTGGCTGTTTCTGCTCGAAGGCATTCCTTCGGTGATCGTCGGGATCATGGTGTTCGCCATGCTGGACGATCGGATCTCGAAGGCGAAGTGGCTGACCAAGGAAGAGCAGGAGATGCTCGAGCGGCATGTGTCCGCGGAGGAAGCGACCAAGCATGACATGCCGATTCGTCAGGTGCTCACGAGTGGGCGGGTGTTGATGCTCAGTCTGACGTACTTCTCGTTTGTGATGGGGTTGTATGGGGTGAGTTTCTGGTTGCCGACGATTATTAAGGCGACTGGGGTGACGGATGCTTTCATGATCGGGTTGCTGTCGGCGATTCCGTTCGCGGGGGCTGTGGTGGCGATGGTGTTTGTGTCGCGTAGTGCGGACCGGAAGCGGGAGCGGCGGTGGCATATTGCGCTGCCTGCGTTTGCGGGGGCGATTGGGTTGGTGCTTTCTGTCGTGTGGACGCATAACACTGTGTTGGCGATGGCTTCGCTTACGCTTGCGACGATGGGGATTCTTACTACCCTGCCGTTGTTTTGGAGTTTGCCTACGGCGATTTTGGCGGGGACTGGCGCGGCTGCTGGGATCGCGATGATTAATTCGATTGGGAATCTGGCGGGGTTTTTGAGTCCTTACGCCGTGGGGTGGCTTAAGCAGGCGACGGCTGCGAATGATTCGGGGATGTATATGCTGGCGGCGTTTATGGTGCTGGGTGGGTTGCTGGCGGTTAGTGTGCCGGCGAAGATGGTGAATAAGTGAGGGGTGAGGCGCGAGCCTTAGCGGGTTATTTACTGCTGAGGCTGTTCGTTAGTTTGCGAAGAAGCGACCATTTTCACCATTGAATACGTTAATGTGGACAAATGTTGGCCGGTTGCTGCCTTGGACGTAAGGCAACGGTCGGCCAACTATGGCTACTTGGCAATGGCGAATAACCCTTCAGGCTATGATCTCAAGCATTGAAGATACCAAACGGACGCGCACCGCGGTCATCTCCCTGACTCCGTAGCAGAGGCCGCCGTCACGCGAGGAGTATGCCTCGCACAGAATGTGTGATCACAACACCTCTTCACCCAATTCCACTCGGCGGTAGCTGATTGGCAAGTTCAATCTATTTTTCAGCGTCTCGATATATCGACCGCTCCCTTCATCTAGCGCTGCTTCGCCGACGATGACGAGTTCATTAGCACAGTACGCGCCCGGCCAATAAGAATATTCCAATAACTGGCCAATTGCCTCGCGAATACAGCTTTTCAGAAAATGACCGACTTTTATCTCAAAAAAAACATAGCCATCATCGGTTCGAGCGACTGCGTCAATTCGACCTCCGCTGCCGTTCGATATCTCGGTCCCAATGTTTTCCTGCCCGTACTCGGTACAGAGTTCTGCATAGAGCGCTAACTGCAATGCATTATGGCGCAGCTCAATTGAAAGTTGTCGCTCCGGCAGCGATGCACTCGCCCACGAGCTTTTAACACGATTTCCAGGTCGGAAGTTGAAGCCGATGGGAGAGTCTTTGTCAGGAGGAAGTTTCCCACCTGACTCTACAAAAGTGTAGAGCGGAAGAAGCAAGTCGAAGTCCCGAAGAATTCTGTCAAGGTCCAATTGGTCAACGGGGGAAAGCGCACCCATGAACACGAAGGTACCCGTTTGAAACAGTTCGTGTGGGAGGGGCGCGACAGGAAGGGTTTTCGAACGGACACCTTTTCGGAAGTACCAAATTCTAAAATCTGCAGGCGCTTTAAACTCCGTCCTGATAAATTCGTTGAACAACCGCATTTTAGGCAACAGGGTGTCGATACTTGGAAGGGTTTGGCTCGGTTCCAAGGAAAAGGCAACGCCATGACGAATGTACTTCTTCCCGTCGCTCTCTTCCATGCCTATATTGAACTGCAATTCCGCACGCCCACCAAAATGGAAAGCCCAGTCGTCGGAGATTGTTGCTGGCATAAATAACTTCTGTGACGGCAAACGCTTCTTATCTTTGAGCTTTACACGAAGGTGCTGAAGCCTGCCGACCTCGTATCCGTTAGCGCGTTGGTTTAGCAACTCTGCGACCTGCGGTATTGTTATCAAGTCCACTCCCTGTCAGATTGGTAAGTTGCCGCGCTCCGGTCTCCGGAGGCAACGAACCATAAAAAATAGAAAATCACGCCATGCGTCACGTCGCGAGGCTGCGTGAAGATACAACAAACTCTGCTCAGTTATTCCGACCATAAACCGACATCCATATAAAGCTTCGACACAAGCACAGCGGGTGCGGCGACTAATGTGAAGGGTACGGAGTTTAAAAGATGTAGCAAGCCTAGAATGCAAATCGGACTCGTGGCTCAAGGTGCCGCTTTGGGCCACAATGACTGGCTTCTTCGATGCACGCCAGTCGATCAGCGCCGGGCACTAGGCGACGCTGCACCGATGCCACCCGACCGAGACTCTTGGCGTAGTTACCAATCAGCCTTCCAAAATATCGAGAAGTCCATTTCGAG contains:
- a CDS encoding MFS transporter; this translates as MASPANPLHHPGAGAPPSTFEEATYRKVTWRLAPLLMLCYVVAYLDRVNVGFAKLQMTSDLGLSDAVYGFGAGIFFVGYFIFEIPSNVILHKVGARVWIARIMVSWGVISMLTMFVTTPTMFYVMRFLLGLAEAGFFPGIILYLTYWYPSHRRGRMTTWFMTAIALSGVIGGPVSGYILKTFNGLNGWHGWQWLFLLEGIPSVIVGIMVFAMLDDRISKAKWLTKEEQEMLERHVSAEEATKHDMPIRQVLTSGRVLMLSLTYFSFVMGLYGVSFWLPTIIKATGVTDAFMIGLLSAIPFAGAVVAMVFVSRSADRKRERRWHIALPAFAGAIGLVLSVVWTHNTVLAMASLTLATMGILTTLPLFWSLPTAILAGTGAAAGIAMINSIGNLAGFLSPYAVGWLKQATAANDSGMYMLAAFMVLGGLLAVSVPAKMVNK